From one Trueperella pyogenes genomic stretch:
- a CDS encoding MFS transporter, with amino-acid sequence MDTETVKRKVTLPKAAQAPIVYATLMLALMGQMLLNPLIAPLARELGMKEWHMGAAISLAAIMLALTSPFWGKASQRHGAKKILLISMTIAMLALACVATISDLGMRGIWVGPSMVIAFLIARGVIYGSAISAVSPTVQTHLVTHTEDEPQRVKAVGGIGASTTISMVLGTVLGGVLAATGGLMLPLIAMPLMMLFGIIVLAVLFQPEDTLAAPARPTTISYFDPRVFPFLISGLMIYLMFASISTLLGFIIQDRFSLPSEQTVSVTAIYMVLMSIMLVFSQAGLAAKLGWNSVQLLRRGLLLTLIGVALFLPGHSYILFGLATVLFGLGVGLAVPGYTAGPTMELSPQEQGSLAGLVNSNNGIAFAVAPVSATALYGVHPLLPLSVTIGLLAVASLLSFSHPKLRELAKR; translated from the coding sequence ATGGATACTGAAACCGTGAAGCGAAAGGTGACCCTACCCAAGGCTGCTCAAGCGCCTATCGTATACGCCACATTGATGCTGGCGTTGATGGGCCAGATGCTACTTAATCCTTTGATCGCGCCCTTGGCGCGTGAATTGGGAATGAAAGAATGGCACATGGGAGCAGCAATTTCCCTAGCCGCAATTATGTTGGCGTTAACGAGCCCGTTTTGGGGCAAGGCCTCTCAGCGGCACGGGGCTAAGAAGATTCTGCTGATTTCGATGACCATCGCCATGTTGGCTCTAGCATGTGTAGCGACGATTTCTGACCTGGGTATGCGAGGTATCTGGGTAGGACCGTCGATGGTTATTGCTTTCCTCATCGCTAGAGGAGTGATTTATGGTTCTGCCATTTCGGCGGTTTCCCCCACAGTGCAGACGCATCTAGTCACTCACACGGAAGACGAGCCCCAGCGAGTCAAGGCAGTAGGCGGGATTGGCGCTTCCACCACAATCTCCATGGTTCTAGGAACAGTGCTCGGCGGCGTATTGGCTGCCACTGGTGGGCTAATGCTGCCGCTGATCGCGATGCCACTGATGATGCTATTCGGCATCATTGTGTTGGCCGTCCTCTTTCAACCCGAAGATACGCTGGCAGCCCCCGCGAGGCCGACCACTATTTCATACTTTGATCCACGTGTCTTCCCATTCTTGATCAGCGGACTCATGATTTATCTGATGTTTGCATCCATCTCGACCCTGTTGGGTTTCATCATTCAAGACCGCTTCTCTCTTCCCTCTGAACAGACCGTCAGCGTGACCGCTATTTACATGGTGTTGATGTCCATCATGTTGGTTTTCTCCCAGGCGGGGTTGGCAGCAAAACTTGGATGGAATTCCGTTCAGCTTCTCAGACGAGGCCTGCTCTTAACGCTTATCGGTGTAGCCCTCTTCCTCCCTGGACACTCCTATATCTTGTTCGGTTTGGCCACGGTGCTCTTCGGCCTGGGGGTAGGGTTAGCAGTGCCAGGGTACACTGCTGGTCCGACCATGGAGCTCAGCCCTCAGGAGCAGGGCAGCCTAGCTGGACTAGTGAACTCTAACAACGGTATCGCCTTTGCCGTCGCACCAGTTTCGGCTACCGCCTTGTACGGAGTACACCCGCTCCTCCCTCTAAGCGTCACGATAGGGCTACTGGCCGTTGCGTCGCTCTTAAGCTTCTCCCATCCGAAGCTGCGCGAACTCGCAAAGCGCTAG
- the deoC gene encoding deoxyribose-phosphate aldolase: MTDVAKMIDHTLLKPEATIADVAKLVEDAKELGTYSVCVSPSMLPLPEDIELGDVKLCVVVGFPSGAVASEIKAAEAARAVAAGADEVDMVINIGYAKEHDWDALAYDIAVVRDAIPYAVLKVIIESAALTDEEIVEACKCAMEASADFVKTSTGFHPAGGASTHAVKLMRETVGEELEVKASGGIRDAETAKAMIEAGATRLGLSSSRAIIEGFAE, translated from the coding sequence ATGACTGATGTTGCAAAGATGATTGACCACACCCTGCTCAAGCCCGAGGCCACGATCGCCGACGTCGCCAAACTGGTGGAAGACGCCAAGGAGCTCGGCACCTACTCGGTGTGCGTCTCCCCGTCGATGCTTCCGCTGCCTGAAGATATCGAGCTCGGGGACGTCAAGCTCTGCGTGGTCGTCGGTTTCCCCTCGGGCGCCGTCGCCTCCGAGATCAAAGCTGCTGAGGCTGCGCGTGCGGTCGCGGCGGGCGCCGATGAGGTGGACATGGTCATCAACATCGGCTACGCCAAGGAACACGACTGGGACGCCCTGGCCTACGATATCGCCGTTGTCCGCGACGCGATCCCGTACGCCGTCCTCAAGGTCATCATTGAGTCTGCAGCGCTCACAGACGAAGAGATCGTCGAGGCCTGCAAGTGCGCCATGGAAGCAAGTGCGGACTTCGTCAAGACTTCCACGGGCTTCCACCCAGCAGGTGGCGCCTCGACCCATGCGGTCAAGCTCATGCGCGAGACCGTGGGCGAAGAGCTCGAGGTGAAGGCTTCTGGCGGCATTCGCGACGCCGAAACCGCGAAGGCCATGATCGAGGCCGGTGCAACGCGCCTGGGCCTGTCCTCCTCGCGCGCGATCATCGAGGGCTTCGCCGAGTAG